A portion of the Glycine max cultivar Williams 82 chromosome 10, Glycine_max_v4.0, whole genome shotgun sequence genome contains these proteins:
- the LOC100802732 gene encoding fructose-bisphosphate aldolase 3, chloroplastic, translating to MAMAASAKLNTLSSSQWIAHNSFSPRRGSSSRRVSLPIRASSYQHELVQTAKSIASPGRGILAIDESNATCGKRLASIGLDNTEVNRQAYRQLLLTTPGLGEYISGAILFEETLYQSTTDGKQFVDCLCDQNIVPGIKVDKGLVPLPGSNNESWCQGLDGLASRSAEYYKQGARFAKWRTVVSIPCGPSALAVKEAAWGLARYAAISQDNGLVPIVEPEILLDGDHPIERTLEVAEKVWSEVFFYLAENNVLFEGILLKPSMVTPGAEHKEKASPETIAKYTLTMLRRRVPPAVPGIMFLSGGQSEVEATLNLNAMNQSPNPWHVSFSYARALQNTVLKTWQGHPENVEAAQKSLLVRAKANSLAQLGRYSAEGESEEAKKGMFVKGYTY from the exons ATGGCCATGGCAGCGTCTGCAAAGCTCAACACCTTGTCTTCTTCCCAGTGGATCGCCCACAATTCCTTCTCTCCTCGCCGTGGATCCTCTTCTCGCCGAGTCTCTCTTCCGATCCGCGCTTCTTCTTACCAACACGAACTCGTCCAAACCGCC AAATCCATTGCATCACCCGGCCGTGGAATTCTTGCAATTGATGAATCAAATGCCACATGTGGGAAACGATTAGCATCCATTGGATTGGACAATACCGAGGTGAATCGCCAGGCCTATAGGCAGCTGCTGCTCACCACACCTGGCCTTGGTGAATACATCTCTGGTGCAATTCTTTTTGAAGAAACCCTTTACCAGTCAACAACAGATGGAAAGCAATTTGTTGATTGCCTCTGCGATCAGAACATTGTGCCTGGCATCAAAGTTGACAAG GGTCTGGTCCCTCTGCCAGGGTCAAACAATGAATCTTGGTGCCAAGGGTTAGATGGATTGGCTTCTAGGTCTGCCGAATACTACAAGCAAGGTGCTCGATTTGCCAAGTG GAGGACCGTTGTTAGCATTCCATGTGGTCCTTCTGCATTAGCTGTCAAGGAAGCAGCATGGGGACTTGCACGTTATGCTGCTATCTCTCAG GACAATGGTCTTGTGCCAATCGTTGAGCCTGAAATTCTTCTTGATGGAGACCACCCAATTGAGAGGACGCTGGAAGTGGCTGAGAAGGTCTGGTCAGAAGTCTTTTTCTATTTGGCTGAAAACAATGTCCTTTTTGAGGGAATTTTGCTCAAACCTAGCATGGTTACACCTGGGGCTGAACACAAGGAAAAGGCTTCTCCAGAAACCATTGCCAAATATACTCTAACCATGCTTAGAAGAAGAGTTCCTCCTGCTGTCCCTGGAATCATG TTTTTGTCTGGTGGACAATCTGAAGTGGAAGCAACACTAAATCTTAATGCAATGAACCAAAGTCCCAACCCATGGCATGTTTCTTTCTCATATGCACGGGCTCTTCAGAACACCGTGCTAAAGACATGGCAAGGACACCCTGAGAATGTGGAAGCTGCTCAAAAGTCCCTTTTGGTGCGTGCTAAAGCAAACTCCTTGGCTCAACTTGGAAGATACTCTGCTGAGGGTGAGAGTGAAGAGGCCAAGAAGGGAATGTTTGTCAAGGGCTATACCTACTAA
- the LOC100818717 gene encoding 2-oxoglutarate and iron-dependent oxygenase domain-containing protein CP2, whose amino-acid sequence MSQNQNGKWVRIAPEQQLRGSSNGHVEVGGSNRLCINPQKDHKSESYEDLQLEFNPLVFSSLEQYLPPHMLSLSREVKVHYMRNILLRYLPETERIRIQKHKEYRHRIMLNYPPLYKQIYSMDAEKFFTPSFLRAVKENTEASFRSIMAEPRKGLYTFEMLQPQFCEMLMSEVDNFERWVHDTKFRIMRPNIMNQYGAVLDDFGMESMLDRLMSDFISPISRVFYTEIGGTSLDSHHGFVVEYGINRDVELGFHVDDAEVTLNICLGNEFSGGELFFRGVRCDEHVNSDIQPGEIFDYPHVPGHAILHPGRHRHGARPTTSGNRMNLIIWCRSSAFRELKKYRKDFSSWCGECKRKKKEKERILVLATQQELMNRGMQSAS is encoded by the exons atGTCTCAGAACCAGAATGGCAAGTGGGTGCGAATTGCCCCAGAACAACAACTTCGAGGCTCCTCCAATGGACACGTGGAAGTGGGAGGTTCCAATAGGCTCTGCATAAACCCTCAGAAAGATCACAAGTCCGAAAGCTATGAGGACCTTCAATTGGAGTTCAACCCTCTTGTGTTCAGCTCTCTGGAGCAGTATTTGCCTCCTCACATGTTGAGCCTCTCACGTGAGGTTAAGGTTCACTACATGAGGAACATTCTGCTTCGCTATTTGCCCGAGACTGAGCGCATTCGG ATTCAAAAACACAAGGAATACAGGCACAGGATCATGCTAAATTATCCT CCGCTGTATAAGCAGATATATAGTATGGATGCTGAGAAATTTTTCACACCATCATTTCTCAGAGCAGTTAAAGAAAATACAGAAGCAAGTTTTAGAAGTATAATGGCTGAACCTCGTAAAGGACTTTATACATTTGAAATGCTTCAACCACAATTTTGTGAAATGCTGATGTCTGAG GTGGATAATTTTGAAAGATGGGTCCATGACACCAAGTTCAGAATCATGCGGCCAAATATAATGAATCAATATGGTGCCGTTCTTGATGATTTTGGCATGGAATCCATGCTCGACAGATTGATGAGTGATTTCATAAGTCCTATATCTCgag ttttctacACTGAAATTGGTGGAACCTCGCTGGACTCCCATCATGGGTTTGTTGTTGAATATGGAATCAATCGGGATGTGGAACTTG GCTTCCATGTGGATGACGCAGAAGTCACCTTAAATATTTGCTTGGGAAACGAATTTTCTGGTGGAGAACTGTTCTTCCGGGGTGTTCGATGTGATGAACATGTAAATTCAGATATCCAACCAGGG GAGATCTTTGATTATCCCCACGTTCCAGGACATGCAATTCTTCATCCTGGTCGTCACCGGCATGGCGCTAGACCTACTACATCTGGGAATCGGATGAATTTAATTATCTGGTGTAGAAG TTCGGCTTTTAGAGAGTTGAAGAAATATCGGAAAGATTTTTCTAGCTGGTGTGGAGAATGCAAACgcaagaagaaggagaaagaacgCATATTAGTTCTGGCCACCCAACAG GAATTAATGAACAGGGGAATGCAATCGGCCTCGTGA
- the LOC100803255 gene encoding 2-oxoglutarate and iron-dependent oxygenase domain-containing protein ICU11 isoform X2, with the protein MMSSQNENRSLEEAGPSGSSDGGVGVNWLCMSPKRDHNPENYDDLQFEFNPNLFASLEHYLPPHMLNLSRDVKLHYIRNILLRYLPENDRNWIQKLREYRLKIILNYPSLHKEIFTMDAENFFVPSFLRAIKENTEANFRSIMAEPCKGVYTFEMLQPQFCKKLMSEVDHFERWVHGTKLKIMRPNAMNKNKHGVILDDFAFEAMLDRFMCDFIRPISQVFYPELGGSSLDSHHGFVVEYGINKDVELGLHEDEAEVTLNVCLGKEFSGGELFFQGVRCDAHVTSNAQPEEAFNYSHVPGHAILHPGRNRHGARPTTSGNRMNLILWCRRHSSGQLLSASAFMLSHSSVFRELKRYQRDFYSWCGECKQKKAERVCLSVMATKQELLKSEI; encoded by the exons ATGATGTCGTCGCAGAATGAGAATAGGTCGTTGGAGGAAGCTGGACCCTCCGGCTCCTCCGATGGAGGGGTAGGAGTGAATTGGCTCTGCATGAGCCCTAAGCGAGATCACAACCCCGAAAACTATGACGACCTTCAATTCGAGTTCAATCCTAATCTCTTCGCCTCTCTCGAGCACTATTTGCCTCCTCATATGCTCAACCTCTCACGCGATGTTAAGCTTCACTACATCAGGAACATTCTTCTTCGCTATTTGCCTGAGAATGACCGCAACTGG ATTCAAAAGCTGAGGGAATACAGGCTAAAGATCATATTGAATTATCCA TCGTTGCATAAGGAGATATTTACTATGGATGCTGAGAACTTTTTCGTACCATCATTTCTCAGAGCAATtaaagaaaacacagaagcgAATTTTAGAAGTATAATGGCTGAACCTTGTAAAGGAGTTTATACATTTGAAATGCTTCAACCgcaattttgtaaaaaactgATGTCTGAG GTGGATCATTTTGAAAGATGGGTCCATGGTACCAAACTCAAAATCATGCGTCCTAAtgcaatgaataaaaataaacatggtGTTATCCTTGATGATTTTgcctttgaagccatgcttgaCAGATTTATGTGTGATTTCATACGTCCTATATCTcaag ttTTCTACCCTGAACTTGGTGGATCCTCATTGGACTCTCACCATGGTTTTGTTGTTGAATATGGAATTAATAAGGATGTGGAACTTG GCTTACATGAGGATGAGGCAGAAGTCACCTTAAATGTTTGCTTGGGAAAAGAATTTTCTGGTGGAGAACTGTTCTTCCAGGGTGTTCGATGTGATGCACATGTAACATCAAATGCGCAACCAGAG GAGGCCTTCAATTATTCCCATGTTCCAGGACACGCAATTCTTCATCCTGGTCGTAACCGGCATGGTGCTAGACCTACAACATCTGGGAATCGGATGAATTTAATTCTCTGGTGTAGAAG GCATAGTTCTGGTCAATTACTTAGTGCATCAGCCTTCATGTTGTCACACAGTTCGGTGTTTAGAGAGTTGAAAAGATATCAGAGAGATTTTTATAGCTGGTGTGGAGAATGCAAACAGAAGAAGGCGGAGAGAGTGTGTTTGTCAGTTATGGCCACCAAACAG GAATTACTGAAGAGCGAAATATAA
- the LOC100803255 gene encoding 2-oxoglutarate and iron-dependent oxygenase domain-containing protein ICU11 isoform X1 yields MMSSQNENRSLEEAGPSGSSDGGVGVNWLCMSPKRDHNPENYDDLQFEFNPNLFASLEHYLPPHMLNLSRDVKLHYIRNILLRYLPENDRNWIQKLREYRLKIILNYPSLHKEIFTMDAENFFVPSFLRAIKENTEANFRSIMAEPCKGVYTFEMLQPQFCKKLMSEVDHFERWVHGTKLKIMRPNAMNKNKHGVILDDFAFEAMLDRFMCDFIRPISQVFYPELGGSSLDSHHGFVVEYGINKDVELGLHEDEAEVTLNVCLGKEFSGGELFFQGVRCDAHVTSNAQPEEAFNYSHVPGHAILHPGRNRHGARPTTSGNRMNLILWCRRLQIYRHSSGQLLSASAFMLSHSSVFRELKRYQRDFYSWCGECKQKKAERVCLSVMATKQELLKSEI; encoded by the exons ATGATGTCGTCGCAGAATGAGAATAGGTCGTTGGAGGAAGCTGGACCCTCCGGCTCCTCCGATGGAGGGGTAGGAGTGAATTGGCTCTGCATGAGCCCTAAGCGAGATCACAACCCCGAAAACTATGACGACCTTCAATTCGAGTTCAATCCTAATCTCTTCGCCTCTCTCGAGCACTATTTGCCTCCTCATATGCTCAACCTCTCACGCGATGTTAAGCTTCACTACATCAGGAACATTCTTCTTCGCTATTTGCCTGAGAATGACCGCAACTGG ATTCAAAAGCTGAGGGAATACAGGCTAAAGATCATATTGAATTATCCA TCGTTGCATAAGGAGATATTTACTATGGATGCTGAGAACTTTTTCGTACCATCATTTCTCAGAGCAATtaaagaaaacacagaagcgAATTTTAGAAGTATAATGGCTGAACCTTGTAAAGGAGTTTATACATTTGAAATGCTTCAACCgcaattttgtaaaaaactgATGTCTGAG GTGGATCATTTTGAAAGATGGGTCCATGGTACCAAACTCAAAATCATGCGTCCTAAtgcaatgaataaaaataaacatggtGTTATCCTTGATGATTTTgcctttgaagccatgcttgaCAGATTTATGTGTGATTTCATACGTCCTATATCTcaag ttTTCTACCCTGAACTTGGTGGATCCTCATTGGACTCTCACCATGGTTTTGTTGTTGAATATGGAATTAATAAGGATGTGGAACTTG GCTTACATGAGGATGAGGCAGAAGTCACCTTAAATGTTTGCTTGGGAAAAGAATTTTCTGGTGGAGAACTGTTCTTCCAGGGTGTTCGATGTGATGCACATGTAACATCAAATGCGCAACCAGAG GAGGCCTTCAATTATTCCCATGTTCCAGGACACGCAATTCTTCATCCTGGTCGTAACCGGCATGGTGCTAGACCTACAACATCTGGGAATCGGATGAATTTAATTCTCTGGTGTAGAAG ATTGCAAATTTATAGGCATAGTTCTGGTCAATTACTTAGTGCATCAGCCTTCATGTTGTCACACAGTTCGGTGTTTAGAGAGTTGAAAAGATATCAGAGAGATTTTTATAGCTGGTGTGGAGAATGCAAACAGAAGAAGGCGGAGAGAGTGTGTTTGTCAGTTATGGCCACCAAACAG GAATTACTGAAGAGCGAAATATAA
- the LOC100803255 gene encoding 2-oxoglutarate and iron-dependent oxygenase domain-containing protein ICU11 isoform X3 — protein sequence MMSSQNENRSLEEAGPSGSSDGGVGVNWLCMSPKRDHNPENYDDLQFEFNPNLFASLEHYLPPHMLNLSRDVKLHYIRNILLRYLPENDRNWIQKLREYRLKIILNYPSLHKEIFTMDAENFFVPSFLRAIKENTEANFRSIMAEPCKGVYTFEMLQPQFCKKLMSEVDHFERWVHGTKLKIMRPNAMNKNKHGVILDDFAFEAMLDRFMCDFIRPISQVFYPELGGSSLDSHHGFVVEYGINKDVELGLHEDEAEVTLNVCLGKEFSGGELFFQGVRCDAHVTSNAQPEEAFNYSHVPGHAILHPGRNRHGARPTTSGNRMNLILWCRSSVFRELKRYQRDFYSWCGECKQKKAERVCLSVMATKQELLKSEI from the exons ATGATGTCGTCGCAGAATGAGAATAGGTCGTTGGAGGAAGCTGGACCCTCCGGCTCCTCCGATGGAGGGGTAGGAGTGAATTGGCTCTGCATGAGCCCTAAGCGAGATCACAACCCCGAAAACTATGACGACCTTCAATTCGAGTTCAATCCTAATCTCTTCGCCTCTCTCGAGCACTATTTGCCTCCTCATATGCTCAACCTCTCACGCGATGTTAAGCTTCACTACATCAGGAACATTCTTCTTCGCTATTTGCCTGAGAATGACCGCAACTGG ATTCAAAAGCTGAGGGAATACAGGCTAAAGATCATATTGAATTATCCA TCGTTGCATAAGGAGATATTTACTATGGATGCTGAGAACTTTTTCGTACCATCATTTCTCAGAGCAATtaaagaaaacacagaagcgAATTTTAGAAGTATAATGGCTGAACCTTGTAAAGGAGTTTATACATTTGAAATGCTTCAACCgcaattttgtaaaaaactgATGTCTGAG GTGGATCATTTTGAAAGATGGGTCCATGGTACCAAACTCAAAATCATGCGTCCTAAtgcaatgaataaaaataaacatggtGTTATCCTTGATGATTTTgcctttgaagccatgcttgaCAGATTTATGTGTGATTTCATACGTCCTATATCTcaag ttTTCTACCCTGAACTTGGTGGATCCTCATTGGACTCTCACCATGGTTTTGTTGTTGAATATGGAATTAATAAGGATGTGGAACTTG GCTTACATGAGGATGAGGCAGAAGTCACCTTAAATGTTTGCTTGGGAAAAGAATTTTCTGGTGGAGAACTGTTCTTCCAGGGTGTTCGATGTGATGCACATGTAACATCAAATGCGCAACCAGAG GAGGCCTTCAATTATTCCCATGTTCCAGGACACGCAATTCTTCATCCTGGTCGTAACCGGCATGGTGCTAGACCTACAACATCTGGGAATCGGATGAATTTAATTCTCTGGTGTAGAAG TTCGGTGTTTAGAGAGTTGAAAAGATATCAGAGAGATTTTTATAGCTGGTGTGGAGAATGCAAACAGAAGAAGGCGGAGAGAGTGTGTTTGTCAGTTATGGCCACCAAACAG GAATTACTGAAGAGCGAAATATAA